One genomic window of Bradyrhizobium sp. B124 includes the following:
- a CDS encoding MATE family efflux transporter codes for MTCIDKIDPAAARAAVVPSRKLLTAELAETLKLAVPLALTQLGQIAMMTTDLAFIGRLGSENVAAAALAHTVYFVSFTIGMGMMSAVSPLAAQAFGARNPRVMRRALRVGLWTGFFMVLPLMALPFHGERILLALGQTQATAHLAQQYLFGLAWGILPALWFIAIRGFMSAVNRPEPVLWITLAAIPANALMVYLLLYGKGGMPELGMFGAGLATTIVNLGTFLAGAWFAARRRPFRKYHVFSRVWRIDWPLMGKLVAVGAPISIAFLLEYGLFGAAGLLMGLISTTALAAHQIALQIAAILFMVPFGVSMAATVRVGHAVGRRDPDAVQRAGFVAVALSGVFMSIMTLAVILARFEIAALFLGEASDATAQLTAMLLLIGATFFIADGVQTTTAGALRGMNDTQVPLLFAVISYWLIGFASASALAFWANLNAPGVWIGLSLGTAVYATLLILRFRLLARRLVG; via the coding sequence ATGACCTGCATCGACAAGATCGACCCGGCCGCGGCGCGCGCGGCCGTCGTCCCCTCTCGCAAGCTGCTCACGGCCGAGCTCGCCGAAACGCTGAAGCTCGCCGTGCCGCTTGCGCTGACACAGCTCGGGCAGATCGCGATGATGACGACCGATCTCGCCTTCATCGGCCGGCTCGGCAGCGAGAACGTCGCCGCGGCGGCGCTGGCGCACACCGTGTATTTCGTCAGCTTCACGATCGGCATGGGCATGATGTCGGCGGTCTCGCCGCTGGCCGCGCAGGCATTCGGCGCCCGCAACCCGCGCGTGATGCGGCGCGCGCTCCGCGTCGGCCTGTGGACCGGGTTCTTCATGGTGCTGCCGCTGATGGCGCTGCCGTTCCATGGCGAGCGCATCCTGCTCGCGCTCGGCCAGACCCAGGCCACCGCGCATCTGGCGCAGCAATATCTGTTCGGGCTCGCCTGGGGCATCCTGCCGGCGCTGTGGTTCATTGCGATCCGCGGCTTCATGAGCGCGGTGAACCGGCCGGAGCCGGTGCTGTGGATCACGCTCGCGGCGATCCCGGCCAATGCACTGATGGTCTATCTTCTGCTCTACGGCAAAGGGGGCATGCCCGAACTCGGCATGTTCGGCGCCGGACTTGCGACCACGATCGTCAATCTCGGCACCTTCCTCGCCGGCGCGTGGTTCGCGGCGCGGCGCCGCCCGTTCCGCAAGTACCATGTGTTCAGCCGCGTCTGGCGCATCGACTGGCCGTTGATGGGCAAGCTTGTCGCCGTCGGCGCGCCGATCTCGATCGCCTTTCTGCTGGAGTACGGCTTGTTCGGCGCGGCCGGCCTGCTGATGGGGCTGATCAGCACCACGGCGCTGGCGGCGCACCAGATCGCGCTGCAGATCGCGGCGATCCTGTTCATGGTGCCGTTCGGCGTCAGCATGGCCGCCACCGTGCGGGTCGGCCACGCCGTCGGCCGCCGTGACCCCGACGCGGTGCAGCGTGCCGGCTTCGTCGCGGTCGCGCTCTCCGGCGTCTTCATGAGCATCATGACGCTCGCGGTGATTCTGGCGCGCTTCGAGATCGCGGCCCTGTTCCTCGGCGAAGCCTCCGACGCCACCGCGCAGCTCACCGCAATGCTGCTCCTGATCGGCGCGACGTTCTTCATCGCCGATGGCGTGCAGACCACCACCGCCGGCGCGCTGCGCGGCATGAACGACACCCAGGTGCCGCTGCTGTTCGCCGTCATCAGCTATTGGCTGATCGGCTTTGCGTCGGCCTCTGCGCTGGCCTTCTGGGCCAACCTCAACGCCCCCGGCGTCTGGATCGGATTGTCGCTCGGAACTGCGGTCTACGCGACCCTCCTGATCTTGCGTTTCCGCCTGCTGGCACGCAGACTGGTAGGATGA
- a CDS encoding DsbA family protein: protein MTLSVDLFFSFRSPYSYLALPKTLKMVADYDVAVNLRPVYPLAVRVPGFFKKTNPQFARYVVLDSSRVAKHENIPFRFPRPDPIVQDMTTLDVATHQPYIHRLTRLGAAAQLEGRSLAFTSAISRVLWDGSVKGWNEGDHLAKAADAAGFDLAAMDAAIAADPDRHEAVIKGNEDAHAASGHWGVPTFVFANEPFFGQDRIDLLIWRMESKGLTRRTA, encoded by the coding sequence ATGACCTTGTCGGTCGACCTGTTCTTCTCGTTCCGCAGTCCGTACAGCTATCTGGCGTTGCCGAAGACGCTGAAGATGGTCGCCGACTACGATGTCGCGGTGAATTTGCGGCCGGTCTATCCGCTCGCGGTGCGCGTGCCCGGCTTCTTCAAGAAGACCAATCCGCAATTCGCCCGCTATGTCGTGCTGGATTCCAGCCGCGTCGCCAAGCACGAGAACATCCCGTTCCGCTTTCCGCGCCCGGACCCGATCGTGCAAGACATGACGACGCTCGACGTCGCCACGCATCAGCCCTACATCCACCGCCTGACCCGGCTCGGCGCCGCCGCGCAGCTCGAGGGGCGGTCGCTTGCCTTCACCTCCGCCATCAGCCGCGTGCTGTGGGACGGCTCGGTGAAGGGCTGGAACGAGGGCGATCATCTGGCGAAAGCGGCCGATGCCGCAGGCTTCGATCTCGCCGCGATGGATGCGGCGATCGCGGCCGATCCCGATCGCCATGAAGCGGTCATCAAGGGCAACGAGGACGCGCATGCGGCCTCCGGCCATTGGGGTGTGCCGACCTTTGTATTCGCCAACGAACCGTTCTTCGGTCAGGACCGTATCGATCTCCTGATCTGGCGCATGGAGAGCAAGGGCCTGACGCGCCGCACGGCATAG